A genomic segment from Kyrpidia tusciae DSM 2912 encodes:
- a CDS encoding Rpn family recombination-promoting nuclease/putative transposase: MGSSLERWMRFLSAETREEMEELTKEDPMIRKALTTLESLSQDPEIRRLYEERVKWLERHSADMEGAWQAGSEEGMKQGREEGRKEGREEGYLAAKREMARSLLRMGDNMNKVLEITKLPKEEVEAIQRELEGDR; this comes from the coding sequence GTCGGCGGAGACGCGAGAAGAGATGGAGGAGTTGACGAAGGAAGACCCAATGATCCGGAAGGCGCTGACGACGCTGGAGTCCTTGAGCCAGGATCCGGAGATACGCCGGCTGTATGAAGAGCGGGTGAAGTGGTTAGAGAGACATTCGGCCGACATGGAGGGCGCGTGGCAGGCGGGTAGCGAAGAAGGGATGAAACAAGGAAGAGAAGAGGGGCGCAAAGAGGGTCGGGAGGAAGGCTATCTGGCGGCGAAACGGGAGATGGCCCGATCACTTCTGCGGATGGGAGATAACATGAACAAGGTGCTTGAGATAACAAAGTTACCGAAAGAAGAGGTTGAGGCGATCCAAAGGGAGTTGGAGGGCGATCGGTGA
- a CDS encoding Fic family protein, protein MTIHPYVDGNGRTARALATYLLRQHDLWLKGLFVLESYYDRNLEGYYKNLQMGLPHNYYFGRNDADLTPWLDFFIEGLAEVFREAAELVRRKSLSFMAVEPDLLRRLDPSQRVVFAQMAFRTPVLTTSDLAKLLNLRDRTVRERLKRWIAEGFLRPRDEHAKRIRSLVLTEGYEELAKAVREDPERYRYLLGD, encoded by the coding sequence TTGACGATCCATCCGTATGTCGACGGCAATGGGCGGACGGCGCGGGCCTTGGCAACCTACCTTCTCAGGCAACACGATTTGTGGTTGAAAGGTCTTTTTGTTCTGGAGTCTTATTATGACCGAAATTTGGAAGGCTACTACAAGAATCTGCAGATGGGGCTTCCTCATAATTACTATTTTGGGCGAAATGATGCGGACCTGACGCCCTGGCTGGATTTTTTTATCGAGGGGTTGGCGGAAGTATTTCGAGAAGCCGCGGAGCTGGTTCGCAGAAAAAGTCTGTCGTTCATGGCGGTGGAGCCGGATCTGCTGCGGCGGTTGGATCCATCTCAGCGGGTCGTTTTTGCGCAAATGGCGTTTCGAACCCCCGTCTTGACCACGAGCGATCTTGCAAAATTGCTGAATTTGCGGGACCGGACGGTGCGGGAGAGGCTGAAACGGTGGATCGCCGAGGGCTTTCTCCGGCCGCGGGATGAACACGCCAAGCGCATTCGCTCTCTGGTCTTAACCGAGGGCTACGAAGAGCTGGCGAAGGCGGTTCGAGAGGATCCCGAGCGGTATCGCTATCTGCTGGGGGATTGA